The nucleotide sequence TCGCAGTAGAAGATTAGACTTAAAGCAAGCTGAGCTGAAATTACAAAAAGCGAAATTAGCGCTAAGCAACTATTTGTGGATTGAAGAAATTCCTATTGAACTGGAAGATCGCATGCGACCAACTCCAGAAATTACCGATTTTTCAGCTGTTCTCGGAATCAATAATTTATTAGGAAATGCTACTGAAGTTGATGACCATCCTAAAATACAATCTTTAGAATTCGATATAGAAGCCTATGATCTTGATATTCGGCTGCGTCGTAATAAGCTTTTACCAAAAATAGATGTGGAATATAACTTCCTTTCAGAAGAGATAGATGATCCAGATTATATCAATGTAAATAATTACAAGGCCGGCGTAAAAGTTAGCTTTCCTTTATTTCTACGGAAGGAACGCGGTGATCTAAGATTGGCAAAAGTCAAAAGAGAACAGGCAGAATTTAAAATAGCTGAAAGTCAGTGGAAATTAAGTAACAAGATAAAAGCGACCGAACGTGAGATTATAAGTTTGGAAGAACAATCAATTATTGTTTCGAATATTGTGAACGAAAGTCAAATTATGGTCGAGGCTGAAAAGCGTTTATTCGAAATGGGAGAAAGTTCAATTTTCTACATTAATACCCGAGAAAACAAATTAATCGACGCGATATTAAAAAGGAATAAGATCATTAATGAGTTGAATCTTGCCACTGCAAAACTCTTCGAAACACTGAGAATTGAGTATGATTGAGATTGTTAAGAGCTAAGACATATTTGATTTGTTTTCTCTACTAATTTTGTTGTCTATTTAATTAATGGTTCTCACTATTTGTATTTATTTTTGAAACAATGAAATCTCCATAGTTATTACTTGAAAATAATTATTAATTTTCGGCGATTAAACAACAGGCTAAACATAATTAACATATTAAAATTAAATCGTGACTCACACAATAAGCAGCAATCAAATCAATTAAATAAACACCATCTTGGCAATTCTTTTCTCTTCACTAATAGAGTTAATTACCTGATTTACGCTCCAACGTTTTAAAATTTTCTTTCGAAACTTTATTCTTCCAAATAATCTTTCAACTCTTCTTTTAACTTCTTATAAGACTTTAATTTCTGTTTTAATATATCTTTTTCCGAGTAAGCATCTCCTATTGAATTTGGAGTATCAAAGTTATTAGATATTATTTCAATGGAAATCTTATCTCCTTCATGTAAATTATTCTTGTACCAATCAGCGTATTGATGCGTATCAGAGTTTAATCCACTAATTGAAATATTTAGTTTTTCTGAGTCATGATTTTTTCTTCTAATAGAATCTAAAATACATGTAACAATAGAATTTTCATTCTCAAATCCTGCTCGACATATAGTTTTGTTATTTATACTAACTTGAAAACCGAATATTTTTTTCATATAAGTTCAGTTATTTTTATTGATAAATAGTTAAATATGCTAGCGCAACCTAGTATCAGTATCAGATTTCTGCATCATTTTACTAAAAACCAGATACAAAACTCCGCAGCAAATCCAGGCCGGGAGGGTTACGAAGGATAAGAAAACATCAAATTGAACGGAGATAAAGTAGAAAACACCAAAGCTAATGACCCAGGCCCAAAATACCGCTTGGCTAAATTTAGTTCCAGACTTTTCAGCATAGAACGATTGTATACCGAACTTTTTTCCGAAGAAATATTCAAAGACGATAATAGCGCCTATAGGTGCTAATATGAATCCGTAAAGCGCTACAAAACCTAATAGTTTCATTGCAAACGCAGGGAATAATCCGGCAATGGTAGCTACCGTTCCGGCAATAATAGTTACCCA is from Zunongwangia endophytica and encodes:
- a CDS encoding TolC family protein, with product MRKFICLFYFSIFGVFFGNAQEKGSEIFTLQEFLAMVKRYHPIVAQANLDLSAAEAKLLKSRGAFDPKLEGGVKEKNFKGTEYYSLWNGTFKIPTWYGIDLKAGYEQNEGYYLNPEHTTPDDGLWSAGVNVRLAQGLLYNERMNSLKQAKIFRRQSEVERDIQINQVLADAAKAYADWVYYYQNTSVYGEFLDNAIIRFEGVATSSRLGETPAIDTVETMITVRSRRLDLKQAELKLQKAKLALSNYLWIEEIPIELEDRMRPTPEITDFSAVLGINNLLGNATEVDDHPKIQSLEFDIEAYDLDIRLRRNKLLPKIDVEYNFLSEEIDDPDYINVNNYKAGVKVSFPLFLRKERGDLRLAKVKREQAEFKIAESQWKLSNKIKATEREIISLEEQSIIVSNIVNESQIMVEAEKRLFEMGESSIFYINTRENKLIDAILKRNKIINELNLATAKLFETLRIEYD